Part of the Flavobacterium alkalisoli genome is shown below.
AATGCTTTAAGCTGCTCCAGGTAAATATCATCAAGTCCTGTTAAGTCACCAAGTAGCCTGTGTGCTGCATTATCAATACTTTCTTCCTCGCGTATCCATCCTCCGGGAAGACCCCATTCACCTTTTCGTATACCTTCTCCGTGCTGTACTAATAACACTTCCAGCATTCCTTTATCGAACCCGAATATAACACAGTCAATAGTGATTGAATTCATTACTGACCGTTCAACAATTCTTCCTGATTCTTTATCGATAATTTTTTTCACCCCTCATTTGTTTTAAAAACGCCAACGAATATAGGCATTTTTTTCAAAATGCTAATATCCGTTAATTTTTTTCGATTCTACCGCTATTAGTCCTAATATTTATTAAATGCAAATTTTTTTGGGTAATATTTTGTTAATAATAAAAATATGTTTTATACTTGTGGTCAAATAAACCATAAGTAAAAACGATATAGTAGTTTATGAATTCAACTAAAATAAATAAGAACAGTATTTATCTCATAACAGCAGTAGCCAGTTTAGGTGGTTTACTGTTTGGTTATGATACTGCAGTAATCTCGGGTGCTGTTGGCGCTCTTAATGATTTTTTTATAAGTGACTTATCAAACGATGTAGTTGCTGCATCATCAGCAATTACTGAGTTTAAAATTATTATCACGTTGTGTACTCTGGCAGTTATTGGTTTAACTGCCTCTTTTATTTTAAGATTTTACAAACGCAGTACTGCCTATGCAATAATTACAGCATTGGTAGTACTTGGAGGGGCTTTTTATTACTACCAGTTTTTAACTCTTCCTCCCGTGCTTACCGAAAATTTAAAGAACTCTATTTTAGGATTTATGGTAAGCAGTGCACTTGTAGGCTGTATTATTGGTGCTGCTGCAGGCGACAGGATTGCAAACTCTATAGGTAGAAGGAACGGGCTGCTGTTATCGGCGGCTCTTTTTATTATATCGGCGACAGGATCTGCTTATCCTGAGGTTATAAACATTTTCTTTGGCAGTAGCCTTACTTCATTTATCATTTACAGGATAATAGGTGGTATAGGTGTTGGGCTTGCCAGTATGCTTGCCCCTCTTTATATTGCCGAAATGGCTCCGGCTAACATTCGTGGTAAACTGGTATCATGTAACCAGTTTGCTATTGTAAGCGGTATGCTTATCGTTTACTTTGTAAACTACTTTATAGTAAAAGGCCAATCAACCGAATGGATTAATACAGACGGATGGCGTTTTATGTTCCTTTCAGAAAACATTCCGGCAACATTATTCTTCCTTTTCCTTCTTTTTGTTCCTAAAACACCTCGTTTCCAGGTAAT
Proteins encoded:
- the xylE gene encoding D-xylose transporter XylE gives rise to the protein MNSTKINKNSIYLITAVASLGGLLFGYDTAVISGAVGALNDFFISDLSNDVVAASSAITEFKIIITLCTLAVIGLTASFILRFYKRSTAYAIITALVVLGGAFYYYQFLTLPPVLTENLKNSILGFMVSSALVGCIIGAAAGDRIANSIGRRNGLLLSAALFIISATGSAYPEVINIFFGSSLTSFIIYRIIGGIGVGLASMLAPLYIAEMAPANIRGKLVSCNQFAIVSGMLIVYFVNYFIVKGQSTEWINTDGWRFMFLSENIPATLFFLFLLFVPKTPRFQVMKGKETEASNILAKLNGPEKAQSILQEIKGSFNVKKAHWLTYGWTIVVIGILLSVFQQFVGINVVLYYAPEIFKGMGLGTDASMIQTIIVGAINMLFTILAIFTVDNYGRKKLMLIGSVVMAISMLGLGTVLYSQGSATMSLLLMLLYIAAFAMSWGPITWVLLSEIFPNKIKGVMAVAVAAQWLANLVVSWTFPMMNNNESLTQMFNHGFSYWIYGVMAVLSALFIWKFVPETKGKTLEEMEHLWQKNKTE